Proteins from a genomic interval of Periophthalmus magnuspinnatus isolate fPerMag1 chromosome 11, fPerMag1.2.pri, whole genome shotgun sequence:
- the kifc1 gene encoding kinesin-like protein KIFC1: protein MSRLPVMSNKRVLMSSGSSSESSQDLAPLRKKSRQDLDQPAKSQVASTVSKRPVAIARPNVSKPLRTTGAATVAVAPSRGVLKPSTMSAAAKSANIRATTGVKVDGGNKRAPWDLKGKVCDMEEKLKNYQTKVKSVNQENEVLKGSMVQTRQRASDMEKELEKQRGQLSAFQKQLEELSGVQEELEKVSTERDTLQKSLCNLEDKYKIMETLRDSQEVELQTLKMKLSVQDSSLARLQQTLRDTEEEVQSLKETVSQQKDELYSGEMERRKLHNAIQELKGNIRVFCRVRPLVDGGLSKHIHLASDDKTSISLAKTEESHTGKGTDTQRNYSFSFDRVFGPQASQQEVFEEISLLVQSALDGYNVCCFAYGQTGSGKTYTMEGDEFHESRGVIPRAVQQIFKASDKLSSQGWEFTFTASFVEIYNETLRDLLYTGKADKRPEHEIRKSNNDLTVTNLTYQKVSCEDQVLGLIALANQNRSTAQTAQNDRSSRSHSVFKLDIEGVNTGRDVKCKSALCLVDLAGSERMLKSQSQGDRFKEMTAINGSLSNLGIVITALANKESYIPYRNSKLTYLLQNCLGGNSKTLMFVNIAPEPDSFGETLNSLRFASKVNDCVIGTASANRK from the exons ATGTCCCGTTTGCCTGTGATGTCAAATAAAAGGGTTCTCATGAGCAGTGGGAGCAGCTCAGAGAGCAGCCAGGATTTGGCACCTCTTCGG AAAAAGAGTCGCCAAGATTTAGACCAACCTGCTAAATCCCAGGTTGCGTCTACAGTCAGCAAAAGGCCTGTTGCTATAGCAAGGCCTAATGTGT CAAAGCCTCTCAGAACTACTGGGGCTGCAACTGTGGCCGTTGCGCCATCTAGAG GTGTTTTAAAGCCTTCTACAATGTCAGCTGCAGCAAAAAGTGCTAATATTAGAGCAACGACAGGAGTCAAAGTCG ATGGCGGCAACAAACGAGCTCCGTGGGATCTCAAGGGGAAGGTTTGTGACATGGAGGAGAAGCTCAAGAATTATCAGACCAAAGTGAAGTCTGTGAATCAGGAGAATGAAGTGCTCAAAGGATCCATGGTCCAGACCCGACAGAGGGCGAGTGACATGGAGAAGGAGCTGGAGAAGCAGAGGGGCCAACTCAG TGCATTTCAAAAACAGTTGGAGGAGCTCTCAGGTGTCCaggaagagctggagaaagtgtcAACGGAAAGGGACACGCTACAAAAATCTCTTTGCAACCTGGAGGACAAATATAAAATTATGGAGACTCTTCGTGACAGCCAAGAGGTGGAGCTACAAACATTGAAG ATGAAGCTCTCAGTGCAGGACTCATCTCTGGCCCGGCTGCAGCAGAcactcagagacacagaggaagaggtTCAGTCCCTAAAAGAGACTGTGTCCCAGCAAAAAGATGAGCTTTACTCTGGTGAAATGGAGCGTCGCAAGCTCCATAATGCCATTCAGGAACTAAAG GGTAACATCCGGGTCTTCTGCAGGGTGCGCCCTCTTGTGGATGGTGGTTTGAGCAAGCACATTCATCTTGCATCTGATGACAAGACTTCTATCAGCTTGGCCAAAACTGAAGAG TCTCACACAGGAAAAGGTACCGATACTCAGAGAAACTACAGCTTTAGTTTTGACAGAGTGTTTGGACCTCAGGCTTCACAACAGGAG gtttttgaaGAGATTTCTCTCCTGGTGCAGTCTGCGTTGGATGGCTATAATGTGTGCTGCTTTGCCTATGGTCAGACAGGAAGTGGAAAAACATACACTATGGAGGGAGATGAGTTCCATGAATCCAGAGGTGTCATTCCTAGAGCAGTCCAACAGATCTTCAAGGCATCGGACAAGCTTTCCTCTCAAGGTTGGGAG TTCACCTTCACAGCAAGCTTTGTTGAGATTTACAATGAGACACTTCGAGACCTGCTCTACACTGGAAAGGCTGACAAAAGACCAGAGCATGAGATTCGCAAATCTAACAATGACCTGACTGTGACCAATCTGACGTATCAAAAGGTGTCCTGTGAAGACCAG GTGCTTGGATTGATTGCTTTGGCCAACCAGAACCGCTCCACTGCTCAGACAGCCCAAAATGACCGCTCCTCTCGCTCCCACTCTGTTTTCAAACTGGATATTGAAGGAGTGAACACTGGCAGAGATGTGAAATGCAAAT CTGCTCTGTGCCTGGTGGACTTGGCTGGGAGTGAGCGAATGTTGAAGAGCCAGTCTCAAGGAGATCGTTTCAAAGAGATGACTGCGATCAACGGGTCCCTGTCTAATCTGGGCATTGTCATCACTGCACTGGCCAATAAG gagaGCTACATTCCCTATAGAAACTCCAAGCTCACCTACCTGCTGCAGAACTGCCTAGGAGGGAACAGCAAAAC CCTGATGTTTGTCAACATTGCCCCGGAGCCGGACAGCTTCGGAGAGACTCTGAATTCGTTGAGGTTTGCCAGTAAG GTAAATGACTGCGTCATTGGAACTGCCAGTGCCAACCGGAAGTAG
- the znf384a gene encoding zinc finger protein 384a isoform X1, with amino-acid sequence MDDSHFNSSYFWSPVPTVQGQIESAMFLNKTKEQLGAEKPSAPSFPHSSSSSSPHYPTAVLAIPGSGDTVTGVRVVPKQEGGGSSIGAGGPALSSAGTHLHQSHTSQNVTVVPVPSTGIMTAAGLVITTPQGTLVPTASSQSFVTGHSTATTMIVSALHASNTDRKEDIALPPAVVMPTPSKRGRKSKAMMGRVGGILPAGSDALILAHLAAGGQHHPADPYDLSNDEDEHTNKDGPKTYKCRMCAVTFFSKSDMQIHAKSHTEAKPHKCPHCSKSFANSSYLSQHIRIHSGAKPYSCTYCQKTFRQLSHLQQHTRNHTESKPHKCPHCSKSFANSSYLSQHLRIHTGAKPYSCAFCQNTFRQLSHLQQHTRIHTGDRPYKCNHPGCEKAFTQLSNLQSHRRQHNKDKPYKCHNCNRGYTDAASLEVHLSTHTVKHAKLFSCGLCNRSYTSETYLMKHMRKHNPDPLTVAATVAAQQAQGLSPGETGGRGRGRGRGRGGLSAAGRAAQLQSQTSAAQNPNPGPPGSYQPQPTEAVVPCPFDLHQYKTVAASEIQYKPVTVADLPVVHKDLCLTVSTSAIQVEHMNS; translated from the exons ATGGACGATTCCCATTTCAACTCATCATACTTTTGGTCTCCCGTCCCCACTGTACAAGGACAG ATCGAGAGCGCCATGTTCCTGAACAAGACCAAGGAGCAGTTGGGAGCCGAGAAACCCTCTGCTCCCTCGTTCCCCCACTCGTCCTCGTCTTCCTCCCCGCACTATCCCACCGCTGTGCTGGCCATCCCAGGCTCGGGCGACACTGTCACAGGGGTGCGAGTGGTCCCCaaacaggagggagggggcagcagCATCGGAGCAGGGGGCCCTGCTTTAAGTTCAGCTGGGACACATCTCCACCAGTCCCACACCTCTCAAAATGTCACCGTTGTGCCTGTTCCCTCCACGGGTATCATGACTGCAG cggGGCTGGTCATAACGACTCCTCAAGGAACACTTGTCCCGACGGCCTCCTCTCAGTCTTTTGTGACCGGACATTCAACTGCCACCACCATGATCGTGTCTGCTCTGCATGCCTCCAACACAG ATAGGAAGGAGGACATTGCGCTGCCTCCAGCTGTTGTCATGCCCACTCCGTCAAAGCGAGGCCGGAAGAGCAAAGCCATGATGGGCCGAGTGGGTGGGATCCTGCCTGCTGGGAGTGATGCTCTGATACTGGCTCACCTTGCTGCTGGTGGACAG CATCACCCAGCTGATCCTTATGATTTGTCCAATGATGAAGATGAGCACACCAACAAAGATGGCCCAAAAACCTACAA atgtCGGATGTGTGCAGTCACTTTCTTCAGTAAATCTGACATGCAGATTCACGCGAAGTCGCACACAGAGGCCAAACCCCACAAATGTCCACACTGCTCCAAGTCCTTCGCCAACTCCAGCTACCTATCCCAACACATCAGGATCCACAGTGGAGCCAAGCCCTACAGCTGTACCTACTGCCAGAAGACCTTCAGGCAGCTCAGTCACCTCCAGCAGCACACCCG AAACCACACTGAGTCCAAGCCCCACAAGTGTCCACACTGCTCCAAGTCGTTTGCCAACTCCAGCTACCTGTCGCAGCACCTCCGCATTCACACCGGAGCCAAGCCCTACAGCTGCGCCTTCTGCCAGAACACTTTCAGACAGCTCAGTCACCTCCAACAGCACACACG TATTCACACGGGTGATCGACCTTACAAGTGTAACCATCCGGGCTGTGAGAAGGCTTTTACACAGCTCTCCAACCTCCAG TCTCACCGTCGGCAGCACAATAAAGATAAACCCTACAAGTGCCACAACTGTAATCGTGGTTATACAGATGCTGCAAGCCTGGAGGTCcacctgtccacacacacagtgaagCACGCAAAGCTGTTCTCCTGTGGCCTCTGTAACCGCTCCTATACCTCT GAAACGTATCTAATGAAACACATGAGGAAGCACAACCCCGATCCTCTGACTGTGGCAGCTACTGTAGCGGCTCAGCAGGCGCAGGGGCTGTCTCCGGGGGAAACTGGGGGAAGGGGCCGAGGGCGGGGTCGGGGCAGAGGTGGGCTGTCTGCAGCTGGACGAGCAGCGCAGCTCCAGAGTCAAACCAGTGCAGCCCAGAACCCAAACCCAGGACCCCCGGGCAGCTACCAGCCGCAGCCCACTGAAGCTGTGGTGCCATGTCCCTTTGACCTGCACCAGTACAAGACTGTAGCAGCCAGTGAGATCCAATACAAACCAGTGACTGTGGCCGACCTGCCCGTGGTGCACAAAGACCTCTGCCTCACCGTGTCCACCTCAGCCATTCAGGTGGAGCATATGAACTCATAG
- the znf384a gene encoding zinc finger protein 384a isoform X3, translated as MDDSHFNSSYFWSPVPTVQGQIESAMFLNKTKEQLGAEKPSAPSFPHSSSSSSPHYPTAVLAIPGSGDTVTGVRVVPKQEGGGSSIGAGGPALSSAGTHLHQSHTSQNVTVVPVPSTGIMTAAGLVITTPQGTLVPTASSQSFVTGHSTATTMIVSALHASNTDRKEDIALPPAVVMPTPSKRGRKSKAMMGRVGGILPAGSDALILAHLAAGGQHHPADPYDLSNDEDEHTNKDGPKTYKCRMCAVTFFSKSDMQIHAKSHTEAKPHKCPHCSKSFANSSYLSQHIRIHSGAKPYSCTYCQKTFRQLSHLQQHTRIHTGDRPYKCNHPGCEKAFTQLSNLQSHRRQHNKDKPYKCHNCNRGYTDAASLEVHLSTHTVKHAKLFSCGLCNRSYTSETYLMKHMRKHNPDPLTVAATVAAQQAQGLSPGETGGRGRGRGRGRGGLSAAGRAAQLQSQTSAAQNPNPGPPGSYQPQPTEAVVPCPFDLHQYKTVAASEIQYKPVTVADLPVVHKDLCLTVSTSAIQVEHMNS; from the exons ATGGACGATTCCCATTTCAACTCATCATACTTTTGGTCTCCCGTCCCCACTGTACAAGGACAG ATCGAGAGCGCCATGTTCCTGAACAAGACCAAGGAGCAGTTGGGAGCCGAGAAACCCTCTGCTCCCTCGTTCCCCCACTCGTCCTCGTCTTCCTCCCCGCACTATCCCACCGCTGTGCTGGCCATCCCAGGCTCGGGCGACACTGTCACAGGGGTGCGAGTGGTCCCCaaacaggagggagggggcagcagCATCGGAGCAGGGGGCCCTGCTTTAAGTTCAGCTGGGACACATCTCCACCAGTCCCACACCTCTCAAAATGTCACCGTTGTGCCTGTTCCCTCCACGGGTATCATGACTGCAG cggGGCTGGTCATAACGACTCCTCAAGGAACACTTGTCCCGACGGCCTCCTCTCAGTCTTTTGTGACCGGACATTCAACTGCCACCACCATGATCGTGTCTGCTCTGCATGCCTCCAACACAG ATAGGAAGGAGGACATTGCGCTGCCTCCAGCTGTTGTCATGCCCACTCCGTCAAAGCGAGGCCGGAAGAGCAAAGCCATGATGGGCCGAGTGGGTGGGATCCTGCCTGCTGGGAGTGATGCTCTGATACTGGCTCACCTTGCTGCTGGTGGACAG CATCACCCAGCTGATCCTTATGATTTGTCCAATGATGAAGATGAGCACACCAACAAAGATGGCCCAAAAACCTACAA atgtCGGATGTGTGCAGTCACTTTCTTCAGTAAATCTGACATGCAGATTCACGCGAAGTCGCACACAGAGGCCAAACCCCACAAATGTCCACACTGCTCCAAGTCCTTCGCCAACTCCAGCTACCTATCCCAACACATCAGGATCCACAGTGGAGCCAAGCCCTACAGCTGTACCTACTGCCAGAAGACCTTCAGGCAGCTCAGTCACCTCCAGCAGCACACCCG TATTCACACGGGTGATCGACCTTACAAGTGTAACCATCCGGGCTGTGAGAAGGCTTTTACACAGCTCTCCAACCTCCAG TCTCACCGTCGGCAGCACAATAAAGATAAACCCTACAAGTGCCACAACTGTAATCGTGGTTATACAGATGCTGCAAGCCTGGAGGTCcacctgtccacacacacagtgaagCACGCAAAGCTGTTCTCCTGTGGCCTCTGTAACCGCTCCTATACCTCT GAAACGTATCTAATGAAACACATGAGGAAGCACAACCCCGATCCTCTGACTGTGGCAGCTACTGTAGCGGCTCAGCAGGCGCAGGGGCTGTCTCCGGGGGAAACTGGGGGAAGGGGCCGAGGGCGGGGTCGGGGCAGAGGTGGGCTGTCTGCAGCTGGACGAGCAGCGCAGCTCCAGAGTCAAACCAGTGCAGCCCAGAACCCAAACCCAGGACCCCCGGGCAGCTACCAGCCGCAGCCCACTGAAGCTGTGGTGCCATGTCCCTTTGACCTGCACCAGTACAAGACTGTAGCAGCCAGTGAGATCCAATACAAACCAGTGACTGTGGCCGACCTGCCCGTGGTGCACAAAGACCTCTGCCTCACCGTGTCCACCTCAGCCATTCAGGTGGAGCATATGAACTCATAG
- the znf384a gene encoding zinc finger protein 384a isoform X2 translates to MEIESAMFLNKTKEQLGAEKPSAPSFPHSSSSSSPHYPTAVLAIPGSGDTVTGVRVVPKQEGGGSSIGAGGPALSSAGTHLHQSHTSQNVTVVPVPSTGIMTAAGLVITTPQGTLVPTASSQSFVTGHSTATTMIVSALHASNTDRKEDIALPPAVVMPTPSKRGRKSKAMMGRVGGILPAGSDALILAHLAAGGQHHPADPYDLSNDEDEHTNKDGPKTYKCRMCAVTFFSKSDMQIHAKSHTEAKPHKCPHCSKSFANSSYLSQHIRIHSGAKPYSCTYCQKTFRQLSHLQQHTRNHTESKPHKCPHCSKSFANSSYLSQHLRIHTGAKPYSCAFCQNTFRQLSHLQQHTRIHTGDRPYKCNHPGCEKAFTQLSNLQSHRRQHNKDKPYKCHNCNRGYTDAASLEVHLSTHTVKHAKLFSCGLCNRSYTSETYLMKHMRKHNPDPLTVAATVAAQQAQGLSPGETGGRGRGRGRGRGGLSAAGRAAQLQSQTSAAQNPNPGPPGSYQPQPTEAVVPCPFDLHQYKTVAASEIQYKPVTVADLPVVHKDLCLTVSTSAIQVEHMNS, encoded by the exons ATGGAG ATCGAGAGCGCCATGTTCCTGAACAAGACCAAGGAGCAGTTGGGAGCCGAGAAACCCTCTGCTCCCTCGTTCCCCCACTCGTCCTCGTCTTCCTCCCCGCACTATCCCACCGCTGTGCTGGCCATCCCAGGCTCGGGCGACACTGTCACAGGGGTGCGAGTGGTCCCCaaacaggagggagggggcagcagCATCGGAGCAGGGGGCCCTGCTTTAAGTTCAGCTGGGACACATCTCCACCAGTCCCACACCTCTCAAAATGTCACCGTTGTGCCTGTTCCCTCCACGGGTATCATGACTGCAG cggGGCTGGTCATAACGACTCCTCAAGGAACACTTGTCCCGACGGCCTCCTCTCAGTCTTTTGTGACCGGACATTCAACTGCCACCACCATGATCGTGTCTGCTCTGCATGCCTCCAACACAG ATAGGAAGGAGGACATTGCGCTGCCTCCAGCTGTTGTCATGCCCACTCCGTCAAAGCGAGGCCGGAAGAGCAAAGCCATGATGGGCCGAGTGGGTGGGATCCTGCCTGCTGGGAGTGATGCTCTGATACTGGCTCACCTTGCTGCTGGTGGACAG CATCACCCAGCTGATCCTTATGATTTGTCCAATGATGAAGATGAGCACACCAACAAAGATGGCCCAAAAACCTACAA atgtCGGATGTGTGCAGTCACTTTCTTCAGTAAATCTGACATGCAGATTCACGCGAAGTCGCACACAGAGGCCAAACCCCACAAATGTCCACACTGCTCCAAGTCCTTCGCCAACTCCAGCTACCTATCCCAACACATCAGGATCCACAGTGGAGCCAAGCCCTACAGCTGTACCTACTGCCAGAAGACCTTCAGGCAGCTCAGTCACCTCCAGCAGCACACCCG AAACCACACTGAGTCCAAGCCCCACAAGTGTCCACACTGCTCCAAGTCGTTTGCCAACTCCAGCTACCTGTCGCAGCACCTCCGCATTCACACCGGAGCCAAGCCCTACAGCTGCGCCTTCTGCCAGAACACTTTCAGACAGCTCAGTCACCTCCAACAGCACACACG TATTCACACGGGTGATCGACCTTACAAGTGTAACCATCCGGGCTGTGAGAAGGCTTTTACACAGCTCTCCAACCTCCAG TCTCACCGTCGGCAGCACAATAAAGATAAACCCTACAAGTGCCACAACTGTAATCGTGGTTATACAGATGCTGCAAGCCTGGAGGTCcacctgtccacacacacagtgaagCACGCAAAGCTGTTCTCCTGTGGCCTCTGTAACCGCTCCTATACCTCT GAAACGTATCTAATGAAACACATGAGGAAGCACAACCCCGATCCTCTGACTGTGGCAGCTACTGTAGCGGCTCAGCAGGCGCAGGGGCTGTCTCCGGGGGAAACTGGGGGAAGGGGCCGAGGGCGGGGTCGGGGCAGAGGTGGGCTGTCTGCAGCTGGACGAGCAGCGCAGCTCCAGAGTCAAACCAGTGCAGCCCAGAACCCAAACCCAGGACCCCCGGGCAGCTACCAGCCGCAGCCCACTGAAGCTGTGGTGCCATGTCCCTTTGACCTGCACCAGTACAAGACTGTAGCAGCCAGTGAGATCCAATACAAACCAGTGACTGTGGCCGACCTGCCCGTGGTGCACAAAGACCTCTGCCTCACCGTGTCCACCTCAGCCATTCAGGTGGAGCATATGAACTCATAG
- the flot1a gene encoding flotillin-1a yields the protein MFYTCGPNEAMVVSGFCRSPPLMIAGGRVFVFPCIQQIQRISLNTLTLNVKSDKVYTRHGVPISVTGIAQMKIQGQNKEMLAAACQMFMGKSEPEIAQIALETLEGHQRAIIAHLTVEEIYKDRKKFSEQVFKVASSDLVNMGISVVSYTLKDVHDDQDYLHSLGKGRTAQVQKDARIGEAQNKRDSVIREAHAMQAKISAQYKNEIEMAKAQRDYELKKAAYDIEVNTKKAESEMAYQLQVAKTKQRIEEERMQVQVVERSQQITLQEQEITRKEKELEAKVMKPAEAERYRLEKLAEAQRLKLIMEAEAEAESIRIKGEAEAFALEAKGRAEAEQMEKKAEAFKQYKDGAMVDMLLEKLPLIAGEISKPLCEAHKVTMVSSGNGDVGAAKLSGEVLEIMTRLPDAVEKLTGVTISQVTSRTG from the exons ATGTTTTACACCTGTGGTCCCAATGAAGCGATGGTGGTGTCAG GTTTCTGTCGATCTCCTCCTCTGATGATAGCTGGAGGAAGAGTGTTTGTCTTCCCGTGCATCCAGCAGATCCAAAG GATTTCTCTGAACACTCTAACTCTGAACGTGAAGAGTGATAAGGTCTACACTCGGCATGGAGTCCCTATCTCTGTGACTGGCATCGCGCAG ATGAAGATCCAGGGTCAGAATAAGGAGATGCTGGCTGCGGCCTGCCAGATGTTCATGGGAAAGTCTGAGCCAGAGATTGCTCAAATTGCCCTGGAAACTCTGGAGGGGCATCAACGTGCCATCATTGCTCATCTCACTGTGGAG GAGATCTACAAAGACCGTAAGAAGTTCTCTGAGCAGGTTTTCAAAGTGGCCTCCTCGGACCTGGTCAACATGGGCATCAGTGTTGTCAGCTACACACTCAAAGACGTACACGATGACCAA GATTATTTGCACTCTCTTGGTAAAGGGCGCACAGCTCAGGTCCAGAAAGATGCTCGAATTGGAGAGGCGCAAAACAAGAGGGATTCTGTGATCAGA GAAGCTCATGCCATGCAGGCCAAGATCTCAGCTCAGTATAAAAATGAGATTGAAATGGCCAAAGCTCAGAGGGACTATGAACTCAAGAAGGCAGCCTATGACATCGAAGTTAACACTAAAAAAGCTGAGTCCGAGATGGCGTACCAACTGCAG GTGGCAAAGACAAAGCAGCgcatagaggaggagaggatgcagGTTCAGGTGGTGGAGAGGAGTCAGCAGATCACTCTTCAGGAGCAGGAGATCACTCGGAAGGAGAAAGAGCTCGAAGCCAAAGTGATGAAACCTGCAGAGGCCGAACGATACCGCCTCGAGAAACTGGCCGAAGCGCAGCG TCTCAAGTTGATCAtggaagctgaagctgaagctgagtCGATCAGG ATTAAAGGGGAGGCTGAGGCGTTCGCTCTAGAGGCCAAAGGTCGCGCTGAGGCTGAGCAGATGGAAAAGAAAGCAGAGGCCTTTAAACAGTACAAGGACGGAGCCATGGTTGACATGCTGCTGGAGAAACTGCCTCTG ATTGCAGGGGAAATCAGTAAGCCCCTGTGTGAGGCCCATAAGGTTACCATGGTGTCCAGTGGAAATGGGGACGTGGGCGCGGCTAAACTGTCCGGAGAGGTGCTGGAGATCATGACGCGTCTCCCAGATGCTGTGGAGAAACTCACCGGAGTCACCATCTCACAG GTGACCTCTCGCACTGGTTAA